One Acidobacteriota bacterium genomic window, GCACGCGCATCAGGACTGTCTCCGCCTGGTCGTCGAGCGTGTGCCCGGTCGCGATGCAGTCCATCCCCTCGCGCCGCAACACGTCCTCGAAGAATTCGTAGCGCAGCTTGCGTGCCGCCGCTTCCACACCCTCGCCGCCCGCCGCGGCGGCCGCGGCGGTATTGCCTTCGGCGCGCCGGAACTCGAGGCCGTGTTGTCCCGCGAGCCCCTGTACGAAGCCCTCGTCCGCCTCCGACTCCTTGCCGCGCAGCTTGTGGTTGAAGTGGACGACGGCCGCGACCACGATCCCCAGATCCGCGCGCAGCTCGAGCAGCACGCGCAGCAGCGCGACCGAGTCCGGCCCGCCCGAGACGGCCACGCCCACGCGGTCGCCCGCGCGCAGCAATCCTTGCTCGCGGACGTAGCTCGCTACGCGGTCCTG contains:
- the tilS gene encoding tRNA lysidine(34) synthetase TilS, which translates into the protein MNQPVQDRVASYVREQGLLRAGDRVGVAVSGGPDSVALLRVLLELRADLGIVVAAVVHFNHKLRGKESEADEGFVQGLAGQHGLEFRRAEGNTAAAAAAGGEGVEAAARKLRYEFFEDVLRREGMDCIATGHTLDDQAETVLMRV